One stretch of Eretmochelys imbricata isolate rEreImb1 chromosome 1, rEreImb1.hap1, whole genome shotgun sequence DNA includes these proteins:
- the LOC144261821 gene encoding cysteinyl leukotriene receptor 2-like, whose translation MSQIGSFNNMSDSDNDTVDDFKYAVYPTIYLTIFALGAFGNGLSVYVFLKLYRKKISVNVFMLNLAISDLLFVWTLPFRATYYLMNSVWVFGNIFCRIVSYSLYVNMYCSIYFLTVLSIVRFVAIVHPFKHLKLTAVKYPRIICAVIWGFVMTASSMLLFSGNTSEKYPEKCLDLQRESIQKVLTLNYVVLAVGFILPFCTIICCYVLVIKTLLKPRAPEAKIRASHKKAVSTTVITLFMFLLCFLPYHILRTVYLVKSDNDNLSKLLTKGAVIAHCLAAVNSCLDPVLYYFAAENFKERLKSIYKR comes from the coding sequence ATGAGCCAAATTGGCAGCTTCAACAACATGTCAGACTCGGACAACGACACTGTTGATGACTTCAAGTATGCTGTTTATCCCACAATATATCTCACAATATTTGCCTTGGGTGCCTTTGGAAATGGCCTTTCCGTATATGTTTTCTTGAAGCTTTACAGGAAAAAGATTTCAGTGAATGTTTTCATGCTGAACTTGGCTATTTCAGACCTCCTGTTTGTTTGGACTTTACCCTTCCGGGCCACCTACTACCTGATGAACTCTGTTTGGGTATTTGGGAATATATTTTGCAGGATTGTGTCTTATAGCTTGTATGTCAATATGTACTGCAGCATTTATTTTCTAACTGTGCTGAGCATTGTTCGTTTTGTGGCTATTGTTCATCCTTTCAAACATTTGAAACTAACCGCCGTCAAGTATCCTAGAATCATATGTGCGGTGATATGGGGTTTTGTGATGACAGCTAGCAGCATGCTGCTGTTCAGTGGAAACACCAGCGAGAAGTACCCAGAAAAGTGCCTAGATCTCCAAAGAGAAAGCATACAGAAAGTGCTCACGTTGAACTATGTTGTCCTGGCAGTGGGCTTCATCCTCCCATTTTGCACAATAATTTGCTGCTATGTGCTTGTGATCAAAACTTTGCTTAAGCCCAGGGCTCCAGAAGCAAAGATAAGAGCCTCTCATAAGAAGGCAGTGTCAACGACCGTCATCACTTTATTCATGTTTCTGCTTTGTTTCCTGCCATATCACATACTAAGAACTGTCTACTTGGTGAAAAGCGATAATGACAACTTGAGCAAGTTGCTGACTAAAGGAGCAGTCATCGCTCATTGCCTCGCTGCAGTGAATAGTTGCCTAGATCCCGTACTCTATTACTTTGCTGCAGAAAACTTCAAAGAGAGACTCAAAAGTATATATAAAAGGTAG
- the LOC144258388 gene encoding cysteinyl leukotriene receptor 2-like, whose product MRQIGSFNNMSDSDNNTDNFKYAVYPTIYLTIFALGAFGNGLSVYVFLKLYRKKISVNVFMLNLAISDLLFVWTLPFRATYYLRKSEWVFGDIFCRIVSYSLYVNMYCSIYFLTALSIVRFVAIVHPFKHLKLTAVKYPRIICAVIWGFVMTASSVLLFSGNTSEEYPEKCLDLQRESIQKLLTLNYVVLVVGFILPFCTIICCYLLVIKTLLKPRAPKAKIRASHKKAVSTTVITLFVFLICFLPYHILRTVYLVKSDNDNLSKLLTKGAVIAHCLAAVNSCLDPVLYYFAGENFKERLKSIYKR is encoded by the coding sequence ATGAGACAAATTGGCAGCTTCAACAACATGTCAGACTCGGACAACAACACTGACAACTTCAAGTATGCTGTTTATCCCACAATATATCTCACAATATTTGCCTTGGGTGCCTTTGGAAATGGCCTTTCCGTATATGTTTTCTTGAAGCTTTACAGGAAAAAGATTTCAGTGAATGTTTTCATGCTGAACTTGGCTATTTCAGACCTCCTGTTTGTTTGGACTTTACCCTTCCGGGCCACCTACTACCTGAGGAAATCTGAATGGGTATTTGGGGATATATTTTGCAGGATTGTGTCTTATAGCTTGTATGTCAATATGTACTGCAGCATTTATTTTCTAACTGCGCTGAGCATTGTTCGTTTTGTGGCTATTGTTCATCCTTTCAAACATTTGAAACTAACCGCCGTCAAGTATCCTAGAATCATATGTGCGGTGATATGGGGTTTTGTGATGACAGCTAGCAGCGTGCTGCTGTTCAGTGGAAACACCAGTGAGGAGTACCCAGAAAAGTGCCTAGATCTCCAAAGAGAAAGCATTCAGAAACTGCTCACGCTGAACTATGTTGTCCTGGTAGTGGGCTTCATCCTCCCATTTTGCACAATAATTTGCTGCTATTTGCTTGTGATCAAAACTTTGCTTAAGCCCAGGGCTCCAAAAGCAAAGATAAGAGCCTCTCATAAGAAGGCAGTGTCAACGACTGTCATCACTTTATTCGTGTTTCTGATTTGTTTTCTGCCATATCACATACTAAGAACTGTCTACTTGGTGAAAAGCGATAATGACAACTTGAGCAAGTTGCTGACTAAAGGAGCAGTCATCGCTCATTGCCTCGCTGCAGTGAATAGTTGCCTAGATCCTGTACTCTATTACTTTGCTGGAGAAAACTTCAAAGAGAGACTCAAAAGTATATATAAAAGGTAG